GGTTTGCAgtgtcactacagtattaaattttactatatatatattctttataccaaaattgcacaactttacatgcagattaaaaattcaaaacgaacttctgaaaaaaatcctcttgacatctttttaaacaacgcttcatttacaaaatacacacgtgcatccagcaaggcgtgagactttgtttacctcgaagttacacatgtgcttgaaaatcaagcccgggccttttcacccccctccggaaacaacgcgcatcaaaaattcaaatgacctcgcatttttacaaaaatgggatagttagacctcttacacattgtttttcatctcataaaaaaaatcagctcctgtcgcGTGCAGAAAcgccccgaattcaaaggaaaattcgggaattattttggctcagccatgtttcggtgaaccttcagtgaaatactgtttaAAATGACACCTACACATACTACCAATCTATCACGgtattaaaatgtatgaaattttaaaaacccgCTAATTTAGccatatttatttgcatattttaaaccaatGTTCTCAGATCCAAAGTATCTACCCGATGGTTAACTCGCACTACACTTTCCGCCGTGACGTTAATTAGACAACCCGCGAACCTGGGGCCCCCGTTCTAAAAAAGTTGTTTCCATCAAACCATAAGTCGCTTTaaattattccattttatttattaactttctTTGTATTAACCAAAGATGTCCGATCCAAGAtatctgcccgcgatgcatgatAAACTTGTTCTACACTTTTCGCCATGACGTTAATTAGTGAACCAGCTTGCAGTTCTTGTTAGGAAGAAGGTAACTCCGTTCTTGAAGGTtctatccatcaaaactaaaatcgcgcattcaagaaacgaattggcTCATTTTACTGATTCACCATTTGTCAAATCTTGACTTCTATGTATACTCTAAATAAGTTACCAATAAATATAATCGTTCTTTTACTTCTTTACCTATtcattcaatatcatttcattgcaagtatatatttgGATGTAGACTACCGCTGACTTGGATCCGCAAAAGCGTGCACACTActttactctcatttttgctatttcgagcttgtttatcgaaaatgaaagtaggcttttgataaattttacaataattacatatctgtaaaaattcaattatagcttACGAACACCATCTCACaggtgttgaaataccaaaggtgtaagcagttactTTGGTGCAGgtattttatagtttatttcaaaatgtcttaattCATAAGTGTAGATATACAATCTAAGCAGTCTACAGAAAAAGAGTTGATGAACATTGATAAAGTTCCACTTGAACTGAAGGTGTCGCATATCCAAATGAAGGTTGCCCATATGAATTCcctttatttttctgataagTACTTCCGAATATTCCACCTCCGGTTCTTCCTGCAACATCTTCCTCGATTCCTTTGAGTCGCATTTCTAATAATTCGCGTTTGTTTTTTTCAGGTAGCATCTGATAGTGCTCGTTTTCTATGTACCGTTGAAATTTAAACGGCAGAACCGTGGTGAAAGACTTCTTGTACAGTTCTTCTAGGGAATATTTCTCACCATAATAGAGACATTTCATCAGATATCTCACGTCGCCCTCTACATCTTGGTAGTGTGGACGAACCTTGGCATTTTTAAACTCAAGCTCCGTAAGTAGCCAGTTTTCACACTTCTTGAGAACACATTTTACATTATACTCATCAGCTAGTGGCAGGATATCGTCAATGCAAGTCTCTAAAATACAATCAAAttagtttttaattatattcaaTCTAACCTTCAGGATGATAACAAAAATGTTCTGTTAAGCTTGTATTGTTTGAAATGTACATTTTATGTGGCGGGTTCTCCCCCagaaattgaaaggaatgctcactatttaagcatatttttaggcagttaaaattgttttggttgtagtttaggcataaaataaaatcacaaaacttattaaaaactAAAAGAAGAAGTATTTTTGACGTTTGTTTTTGACACACTCAAAGCTTTTATTCTTAAGTTCATTTTCACCTAGTTTATGGTAATGAATATCTTAATAAAGCTGTGATATTCTATGGGggaaattttaaatgatgtataacACTAAgttcaaatacaaaataaaccTTTGCTTAATTAGGTACATGCTCTTTAATATGGTACTGTAAGACCACATTGCGTGTCTGTATTTGGGATGTCGATACAAAGATTCCGGATAAAGTAGGACCGGGTGACGGAAACGGGTTGATGGAATAACTAAGTATGGACCTTAAtacttgaattcttttttaattttttttctttatttttttactgagtttcttccttttttcctcaaatgatgtgcatgctcaggcatataagcatacatggtagctacgccactgTAATGTTAGCATGCGAAGCCGTACGCGTGCTGTAAAGAGTTGTGTGAACGCAACAGGTGTCGTCATTGgtgttatatttacatccaccaacacccctgcgaatgttattgtcatttaaattttagaccacgtggttttgtTTGACCCTTtaagtttcgcagtaaaaaatCATACCTCGAGTTAATTAATAGTCTTTTACATGGAATCTAGGTAATTGTAGTCAAAAATAGAATCTTGAGGTTTagtgaatttaaattttatcttcattaattggtggaaaAGTTTGTTctagaaataatttaaatgtacatagtttttgtctgctgttgtaACAATTAAAATGCTTAGtagagacccccccccccccccccccccccgaggattaattttcgatccgcgcctgacctagtaatagcatcaatagtgaaacagattatactattttatgcagaatgtcccttgaaaatggctcgatatacaaagtttttatgaaaaacagacacccattgtttatttaaaaacatggtattgcacaccacaagcatcaaacaggGCTATGGTTTTATTAATCAACCcaatggttatattttcaaccactttacacgtggttgaacacgagcGATAACTCTGATCTGAATATTATTGTTTAgtataaataaccgctagatggtgaaataa
This genomic window from Crassostrea angulata isolate pt1a10 chromosome 8, ASM2561291v2, whole genome shotgun sequence contains:
- the LOC128158335 gene encoding uncharacterized protein LOC128158335 → MAFSVSSGNNSPVDSPLSTSLDLENEYFDYDPEVTDFTLIVEDQKLHVAKVVLIDASPVFRKMLTGEFKEKNMTELELPGKKYSSFELFLRCTFPREYTLTETCIDDILPLADEYNVKCVLKKCENWLLTELEFKNAKVRPHYQDVEGDVRYLMKCLYYGEKYSLEELYKKSFTTVLPFKFQRYIENEHYQMLPEKNKRELLEMRLKGIEEDVAGRTGGGIFGSTYQKNKGNSYGQPSFGYATPSVQVELYQCSSTLFL